A genome region from Microbacterium terricola includes the following:
- a CDS encoding acyl-CoA thioesterase, with protein sequence MDTPSTQHPRVAGRDDRITLRFMTTPADTAAGGSSVAAGSVMEWIDKAGYACAVGWAGAYCVTAYVGNVRHRRPIPLGSLVEVEARLVHTGRTSMHVVVTVSSAQVSDRLYTPATTCILIFVAKGDAGRPATVPPWEPSSRSDHKLAAAALERIDARTRIKQLMLDQEYTDAGRAPRTVLRFLVPPGVVNWGGKAHGGTVMRWIDEAAYACAVGWAADLGDAAATAVAVYSGGIHFFAPVRIGDLVEVEARLVYTSAHSMHLSIRVSTADPRTPQDLTLTTQCMSVFVVPGAGGVAAPVPQWLPETAEDVRLHDHARQIIALREHIVPIPASLTLEP encoded by the coding sequence GTGGACACCCCGAGCACGCAGCATCCGCGGGTCGCCGGCCGGGACGACCGGATCACACTCCGCTTCATGACCACGCCCGCCGACACCGCCGCCGGCGGCAGCTCGGTCGCGGCAGGCAGCGTCATGGAGTGGATCGACAAGGCGGGCTACGCCTGCGCGGTCGGGTGGGCCGGCGCGTACTGCGTCACCGCGTATGTCGGCAACGTGCGTCATCGTCGTCCGATCCCGCTCGGCAGCCTGGTCGAGGTCGAGGCACGTCTCGTGCACACCGGCCGGACGAGCATGCACGTGGTCGTGACCGTCTCGTCTGCCCAGGTGAGCGACCGGCTGTACACGCCCGCGACGACCTGCATCCTGATCTTCGTCGCCAAGGGGGACGCCGGTCGCCCGGCCACGGTCCCGCCCTGGGAGCCGTCCAGCCGCTCCGATCACAAGCTCGCCGCCGCGGCGCTCGAGCGCATCGACGCGCGCACGCGGATCAAGCAGCTCATGCTCGACCAGGAGTACACCGACGCCGGCCGCGCGCCACGCACGGTGCTGCGGTTCCTCGTGCCTCCGGGCGTCGTGAACTGGGGCGGCAAGGCGCACGGCGGCACGGTGATGCGCTGGATCGACGAGGCGGCCTACGCGTGCGCGGTGGGCTGGGCGGCGGATCTGGGGGATGCTGCGGCCACCGCCGTCGCGGTGTACTCCGGCGGCATCCACTTCTTCGCACCCGTGCGCATCGGCGATCTCGTCGAGGTGGAGGCCCGCCTCGTGTACACGAGCGCCCACAGCATGCACCTCAGCATCCGGGTCTCGACGGCCGACCCGCGCACCCCGCAGGACCTCACCCTGACGACCCAGTGCATGAGCGTGTTCGTCGTACCGGGCGCGGGCGGCGTCGCCGCGCCGGTGCCGCAGTGGCTGCCGGAGACCGCCGAGGACGTCCGCCTGCACGATCATGCGAGGCAGATCATCGCGCTCCGCGAGCACATCGTGCCGATCCCCGCGTCGCTGACGCTGGAGCCGTAG
- a CDS encoding thiolase family protein, giving the protein MTASFVYDAVRTPFGRAGGALSGVRPDDLAAVVMRAAVERAGLDPARIDDVIFGDANQAGEDNRNVGRFGALLAGFPTSVTGVTVNRLCASSVEAVIQGSRAIEAGDADIILAGGVESMSRAPYVVEKSPRPWPSVGNQTLWNTSIGWRMTNKALPAGWTISNGESAEKIAGEWGISRAEQDAFAVRSHRLAAEAWAAGVYDGEIVQVPGAELARDEGIRDDSSVEKLAGLKALFAAEGTVTAGNSSPINDGASAVLLAGEGVLPGEPLARIVGRASHGVDPDQFPIAPIEAANKALARAGRTWADVDLVELNEAFASQSLACIAGWPDLDPDKVNIHGGALAIGHPLGASGGRIIGHAAHELARRGGGVAVAAICIGVGQGLAVVLER; this is encoded by the coding sequence ATGACCGCATCCTTCGTCTACGACGCCGTGCGCACCCCGTTCGGCCGCGCCGGCGGCGCGCTGTCGGGCGTGCGCCCCGACGACCTCGCCGCCGTGGTCATGCGCGCAGCCGTCGAACGCGCCGGACTCGACCCCGCCCGCATCGACGACGTGATCTTCGGCGACGCGAACCAGGCCGGCGAGGACAACCGGAACGTCGGGCGCTTCGGCGCGCTGCTCGCGGGCTTCCCCACATCCGTCACCGGCGTGACCGTCAACCGGCTGTGCGCCTCGTCGGTGGAGGCGGTCATCCAGGGGTCGCGGGCGATCGAGGCCGGCGACGCCGACATCATCCTCGCCGGCGGCGTCGAGTCCATGAGCCGGGCACCGTACGTCGTCGAGAAGTCGCCGCGACCGTGGCCGTCCGTCGGCAACCAGACCCTGTGGAACACCTCGATCGGCTGGCGCATGACCAACAAGGCGCTGCCGGCCGGGTGGACGATCAGCAACGGCGAATCGGCCGAGAAGATCGCCGGCGAGTGGGGCATCTCCCGCGCGGAGCAGGATGCGTTCGCCGTGCGCTCGCACCGGCTCGCCGCCGAGGCATGGGCCGCGGGCGTCTACGACGGCGAGATCGTGCAGGTGCCCGGTGCCGAGCTCGCCCGCGACGAGGGCATCCGAGACGACTCATCCGTCGAGAAGCTCGCCGGGCTGAAGGCCCTGTTCGCGGCCGAGGGCACGGTGACGGCGGGCAACTCGTCGCCCATCAACGACGGCGCCTCCGCCGTGCTGCTCGCCGGCGAGGGTGTGCTCCCGGGTGAGCCGCTCGCCCGCATCGTCGGTCGCGCGTCGCACGGCGTCGACCCCGATCAGTTCCCCATCGCCCCCATCGAGGCGGCGAACAAGGCGCTCGCCCGCGCCGGCAGGACGTGGGCCGACGTCGACCTGGTGGAACTGAACGAGGCGTTCGCGTCGCAGTCGCTCGCGTGCATCGCAGGCTGGCCGGACCTCGATCCGGACAAGGTCAACATCCACGGCGGAGCGCTCGCGATCGGGCACCCGCTCGGCGCATCGGGCGGTCGCATCATCGGGCACGCGGCCCACGAGCTCGCCCGGCGCGGCGGGGGCGTCGCGGTCGCGGCGATCTGCATCGGCGTCGGCCAGGGCCTCGCGGTCGTCCTCGAGCGGTGA
- a CDS encoding IclR family transcriptional regulator domain-containing protein, with product MSIEPSADFVQSLARGLAVIRAFDADNAELSLSDVARRAELPRAAARRFLRTLETLGYVRPSAGAGATVRFSLTPKVLELGFSYLSALSLPEVVQPHLERLSREVDESVSAAVLDGGDIVYIARVPTRRIMSVRITIGTRFPAYATSMGRVLLAALPEAARAQALADSALEHLTGRTMTDPAALAAELERVRAQGWSLVDGELEPGLRSVAVPVHGRDGAVVAAVNVSTSATRDTVEHLTDGHLPKLRAAASAIDGELRLV from the coding sequence ATGAGCATCGAACCCTCCGCCGACTTCGTGCAGTCGCTCGCCCGCGGCCTCGCGGTGATCCGCGCGTTCGATGCGGACAACGCGGAGCTCTCGCTCAGCGACGTGGCGCGCAGGGCCGAGCTTCCGCGCGCGGCCGCTCGCCGGTTCCTGCGCACGCTCGAGACGCTGGGCTACGTCCGTCCGTCGGCGGGGGCCGGGGCGACCGTGCGGTTCTCCCTCACACCCAAGGTGCTCGAGCTGGGGTTCAGCTACCTGTCGGCCCTCTCGCTGCCCGAGGTCGTGCAGCCCCACCTCGAGCGGCTCTCCCGGGAGGTCGACGAGTCCGTCTCGGCGGCCGTGCTCGACGGCGGCGACATCGTCTACATCGCGCGCGTCCCCACCCGCCGGATCATGAGCGTCCGCATCACGATCGGCACGCGCTTCCCCGCGTACGCCACGAGCATGGGCCGCGTGCTGCTCGCCGCGCTCCCCGAAGCCGCCCGCGCACAGGCGCTCGCCGACTCCGCGCTCGAGCACCTGACCGGGCGGACGATGACCGACCCGGCCGCGCTCGCTGCAGAGCTCGAGCGGGTGAGGGCGCAGGGGTGGTCCCTCGTCGACGGTGAGCTGGAGCCGGGGCTGCGCTCCGTCGCCGTGCCCGTGCACGGCCGCGACGGCGCGGTCGTCGCCGCGGTCAACGTGTCGACCAGCGCGACCCGCGACACGGTCGAGCACCTCACCGACGGGCATCTCCCGAAGCTGCGGGCCGCGGCATCCGCCATCGACGGCGAACTGCGCCTCGTCTGA
- a CDS encoding serine hydrolase: MGTPPEPLKDPASQRESRRGGKRRLPRRAAAGRRSFTSTLKALDQLATAGARVSVRITDLDRGHVVLAGDDHLTLPVAGLGVVPLLIEVAAGIEAGTLDPLEIIDREDVGPVATVGIWQHLKAPALPLVDLAVLAASTGDALASNALIAKVGLEAVRARIEQLGMTRTALIDAFRDERGPDDAPQVAVGSAGELAEVFAALVNSQAVSPAVSAQVAEWLSLNHDLSLVASATGLDPFAHENDEHGLLFINKTGRDAGVRVEAGVLAGPRAGVAYALIVCFDDLSIMHRSRAHEAFRTLGLDLMEYVF, translated from the coding sequence ATGGGCACGCCCCCGGAGCCACTCAAGGATCCAGCATCCCAGCGGGAGTCTCGCCGGGGCGGCAAACGCCGGCTCCCGCGCAGGGCCGCGGCCGGCCGCAGGTCGTTCACCTCGACCCTGAAGGCGCTCGACCAGCTGGCGACCGCGGGTGCGCGGGTGTCGGTGCGCATCACCGACCTCGACCGCGGCCACGTGGTGCTCGCCGGCGACGACCACCTCACCCTCCCGGTGGCGGGGCTCGGCGTGGTGCCGCTGCTCATCGAGGTGGCCGCGGGCATCGAGGCGGGCACGCTCGACCCGCTCGAGATCATCGATCGCGAGGACGTCGGCCCGGTCGCGACCGTGGGCATCTGGCAGCACCTGAAGGCGCCAGCGCTGCCGCTGGTCGACCTCGCCGTGCTCGCCGCGTCGACGGGTGACGCGCTGGCCTCGAACGCCCTGATCGCGAAGGTCGGGCTCGAGGCCGTCCGCGCGCGCATCGAGCAGCTCGGCATGACGCGCACCGCGCTGATCGACGCCTTCCGCGACGAGCGAGGCCCCGACGACGCCCCGCAGGTCGCGGTCGGGTCGGCCGGCGAGCTCGCCGAGGTGTTCGCGGCGCTGGTCAACTCGCAGGCGGTCTCGCCCGCGGTGAGCGCGCAGGTCGCGGAGTGGCTGAGCCTGAACCACGACCTCTCGCTGGTGGCGTCGGCGACGGGGCTCGACCCGTTCGCGCACGAGAACGACGAGCACGGGCTGCTGTTCATCAACAAGACCGGACGTGACGCCGGCGTCCGGGTCGAGGCCGGCGTGCTCGCGGGGCCGCGGGCCGGAGTGGCCTATGCGCTCATCGTGTGCTTCGACGACCTGTCGATCATGCACCGCTCGCGCGCGCACGAGGCCTTCCGCACCCTGGGCCTCGACCTGATGGAGTACGTGTTCTAA
- the purU gene encoding formyltetrahydrofolate deformylase, with translation MAAPHLLHDHACLIVHGKDRPGIVAAVSALITRHQGNIVAFDQYSDDPTGGDYFQRVVFHRPDLSAALPALEDDLARTLGDGFDLQWTITDQSIPKRMAILASKQDHCLLDLLWRHRRGDLPVSIPMVVSNHTTAAEDVRSFGVPFFHVPSAGADKAAAEAQILQLLKGNVDFVVLARYMQILSADFLEQLGVPVINIHHSFLPAFVGAEPYRKAKERGVKLIGATSHYVTDDLDEGPIIEQDTVRVTHADTSAELARRGADVERQVLSRAVLWHAQDRVIRHGNHTIVF, from the coding sequence ATGGCCGCACCGCACCTGCTCCACGACCACGCCTGCCTCATCGTGCACGGCAAGGACCGCCCGGGCATCGTCGCGGCGGTCTCGGCGCTGATCACGCGGCACCAGGGCAACATCGTCGCGTTCGACCAGTACTCCGACGATCCGACCGGCGGCGACTACTTCCAGCGCGTCGTGTTCCACCGCCCTGACCTGTCGGCGGCGCTCCCCGCGCTCGAGGACGACCTCGCACGCACGCTCGGCGACGGCTTCGACCTGCAGTGGACCATCACCGACCAGTCGATTCCGAAGCGGATGGCGATCCTCGCGTCCAAGCAGGACCACTGCCTGCTCGATCTGCTCTGGCGGCACCGCCGCGGCGACTTGCCCGTGTCGATCCCGATGGTCGTGTCGAACCACACGACCGCCGCGGAGGACGTGCGCTCGTTCGGGGTGCCGTTCTTCCACGTGCCGTCGGCGGGGGCGGACAAGGCGGCCGCGGAGGCGCAGATCCTGCAGCTGCTGAAGGGCAATGTCGACTTCGTCGTGCTGGCCCGCTACATGCAGATCCTGTCAGCCGACTTCCTCGAGCAGCTCGGGGTGCCGGTGATCAACATCCACCACTCCTTCCTGCCCGCCTTCGTCGGCGCCGAGCCGTACCGCAAGGCGAAGGAGCGGGGCGTGAAGCTCATCGGAGCGACCTCGCACTACGTGACCGACGACCTCGACGAGGGTCCGATCATCGAGCAGGACACCGTGCGCGTCACGCACGCCGACACCTCGGCCGAGCTGGCCCGCCGCGGCGCCGACGTCGAGCGTCAGGTGCTCTCGCGCGCCGTCCTGTGGCATGCGCAGGACCGCGTGATCCGCCACGGCAACCACACGATCGTGTTCTGA
- a CDS encoding MATE family efflux transporter, with product MAAQTLNRDILRLAVPALGALVAEPLFLIVDSALVGHLGVTPLAGLGIASAVLQTIVGLMVFLAYSTTPAVARRFGAGDTRDAVSVGIDGMWLAVLIGAVLAAVGALLAPTIVGLFSATEAVSEQARIYLELSMWGLPAMLIVFAATGLLRGLQDTVTPLWIAGLGFAANALLNALFIYGFGWGIAGSALGTVVAQWGMVAAYVVVVGRLAREHAASVLPQREGVRGSARSGGWLFVRTVSLRIALLATVAVAAGLGTDELAGWQVAFTIFSTAAFALDALAIAAQALIGKGLGAGDEPFVHRVLGRTVAWGAWFGVAVGLVIGGLSGVIGLVFTGDPEIAALVQPALIVLAVAQPVCGVVFVLDGVLMGAGDARYLAVVGMLNLVPFLPALVAIALLQPTDAAGLAWLAAAFFGVYMLARLATLGWRVRGARWLTAGA from the coding sequence ATGGCCGCGCAGACCCTGAACCGGGACATCCTGCGCCTCGCCGTCCCCGCGCTCGGGGCCCTGGTCGCCGAGCCGCTGTTCCTCATCGTCGACTCGGCGCTGGTCGGCCATCTGGGGGTGACGCCGCTGGCGGGGCTCGGCATCGCGTCGGCGGTGCTGCAGACGATCGTGGGGCTGATGGTCTTCCTCGCGTACTCGACGACGCCCGCGGTCGCCCGCCGGTTCGGGGCGGGCGACACGCGCGACGCCGTCTCCGTCGGCATCGACGGCATGTGGCTGGCGGTGCTCATCGGCGCGGTCCTCGCCGCCGTGGGCGCTCTGCTCGCGCCGACGATCGTCGGGCTGTTCTCCGCGACGGAGGCTGTGTCCGAGCAGGCCAGGATCTACCTCGAGCTTTCGATGTGGGGCCTGCCCGCGATGCTCATCGTCTTCGCGGCCACCGGACTGCTGCGCGGGCTGCAGGACACGGTGACGCCGCTGTGGATCGCCGGGCTCGGCTTCGCCGCCAACGCCCTCCTGAACGCCTTGTTCATCTACGGGTTCGGGTGGGGCATCGCCGGGTCGGCCCTCGGCACCGTGGTGGCGCAGTGGGGCATGGTGGCCGCGTACGTCGTGGTGGTGGGCCGGCTGGCGCGGGAGCACGCCGCATCCGTCCTCCCCCAGCGCGAGGGCGTGCGCGGGTCGGCGCGCTCGGGCGGCTGGCTCTTCGTGCGCACCGTGTCGCTGCGGATCGCCCTGCTCGCGACCGTCGCGGTCGCGGCGGGCCTCGGCACCGATGAGCTGGCCGGCTGGCAGGTCGCGTTCACGATCTTCTCGACCGCGGCATTCGCCCTCGACGCGCTCGCGATCGCGGCGCAGGCGCTGATCGGCAAGGGCCTCGGCGCGGGCGACGAGCCGTTCGTGCATCGCGTGCTCGGTCGCACTGTGGCGTGGGGCGCCTGGTTCGGCGTGGCGGTCGGCCTCGTGATCGGCGGCCTCTCCGGTGTCATCGGCCTGGTGTTCACGGGCGACCCCGAGATCGCGGCGCTGGTGCAGCCCGCGCTGATCGTGCTCGCCGTCGCGCAGCCGGTGTGCGGCGTGGTCTTCGTGCTCGACGGCGTGCTGATGGGCGCGGGCGACGCCCGCTACCTCGCCGTCGTCGGGATGCTGAACCTCGTGCCGTTCCTGCCCGCCCTCGTCGCGATCGCCCTGCTGCAGCCGACGGACGCCGCCGGCCTCGCCTGGCTCGCGGCCGCGTTCTTCGGCGTGTACATGCTCGCCCGGCTCGCCACCCTCGGCTGGCGGGTGCGCGGCGCCCGATGGCTCACCGCCGGGGCGTGA
- a CDS encoding 3-oxoacid CoA-transferase subunit B — protein MSTRITRDELAARIAADIPEGSYVNLGIGAPTLVANFLPADLEIILHTENGLLGMGEAPEPGLVDPDLINAGKQPVTALAGAAYFHHADSFAMMRGGHLDVCVLGAFQVSQRGDLANWSTGAPGAIPAVGGAMDLAIGAKSVYVMTDLLTKTGESKLVEACSYPLTGVGCVTRVYTDHAVFDVTPDGFAVREAFGDNTVESLAELTGLALADAVATASTRGPSTGSGTTEN, from the coding sequence GTGAGCACCCGCATCACCCGCGACGAGCTGGCCGCGCGCATCGCCGCCGACATCCCCGAGGGCTCCTACGTGAACCTCGGCATCGGCGCACCCACACTGGTGGCCAACTTCCTGCCCGCCGACCTCGAGATCATCCTGCACACCGAGAACGGGCTGCTCGGAATGGGCGAGGCGCCCGAACCCGGGCTCGTCGATCCCGACCTGATCAACGCGGGCAAGCAGCCCGTGACCGCGCTGGCGGGCGCCGCGTACTTCCACCACGCGGATTCGTTCGCGATGATGCGCGGCGGTCACCTCGATGTCTGCGTGCTCGGCGCCTTCCAGGTGTCGCAGCGCGGAGATCTGGCGAACTGGTCGACCGGCGCCCCCGGGGCGATCCCGGCGGTCGGGGGTGCGATGGATCTCGCCATCGGCGCGAAGTCGGTCTACGTGATGACCGACCTGCTCACCAAGACGGGGGAGTCCAAGCTCGTCGAGGCGTGCAGCTACCCGCTCACCGGGGTCGGCTGCGTCACCCGCGTCTACACCGACCACGCGGTCTTCGATGTCACGCCCGACGGCTTCGCCGTGCGTGAGGCGTTCGGGGACAACACGGTGGAGTCGCTCGCCGAGCTGACCGGGCTGGCATTGGCGGATGCGGTGGCCACCGCATCCACGCGGGGCCCTTCGACGGGCTCAGGAACCACGGAGAACTGA
- a CDS encoding patatin-like phospholipase family protein — protein sequence MHTPSSQPHSTALVLGGGGSTGNAWLIGIVAGLFDAGLDVTGADRTIGTSAGATAGGQLAGASPAELFRATLTPVPPQRTAAVGATAARPPVRGLDDHLDRMRGIIATSEDAADWRRRMGAAALEVDAASDGAQSARWRTTVAGRLPADRWPERMLLLTAVDARTGEPVVFDRDSGVGLADAVAASTSGGGFAYRIGEGRYIDGGYRSNAENADLAAGCERVLVLSPLGGRSLTPVEWGTHLTTQVDRLRAGGSRVETIVPDAAAEHLFGARAMDGTLRPAAAQAGYDQGRELVTRLADLWA from the coding sequence ATGCACACTCCTTCCTCCCAGCCCCACTCGACCGCCCTCGTCCTCGGCGGCGGCGGCTCCACCGGCAACGCCTGGCTGATCGGCATCGTCGCCGGCCTGTTCGACGCCGGCCTCGACGTGACCGGTGCCGACCGCACGATCGGCACCTCCGCCGGCGCCACCGCGGGCGGCCAGCTGGCCGGCGCCTCACCCGCCGAACTGTTCAGGGCCACGCTCACCCCCGTCCCTCCGCAGCGGACCGCGGCGGTCGGGGCGACCGCCGCCCGCCCGCCCGTCCGAGGCCTGGACGACCACCTGGACAGGATGCGCGGGATCATCGCGACGTCCGAGGATGCCGCAGACTGGCGGCGCCGCATGGGCGCGGCGGCGCTCGAGGTCGACGCCGCGTCGGACGGGGCCCAGTCCGCACGGTGGCGGACCACCGTGGCCGGCCGGCTACCCGCCGACAGGTGGCCGGAGCGGATGCTGCTCCTCACCGCCGTGGACGCCCGCACCGGCGAGCCGGTGGTGTTCGACCGCGACAGCGGCGTCGGCCTGGCCGATGCCGTCGCGGCCAGCACGTCCGGGGGCGGCTTCGCCTACCGCATCGGCGAGGGCCGGTACATCGACGGCGGCTACCGTTCCAACGCGGAGAACGCCGATCTGGCGGCCGGCTGCGAGCGGGTGCTGGTGCTCTCGCCGCTCGGCGGACGCTCGCTGACGCCGGTCGAGTGGGGCACGCACCTGACCACGCAGGTCGACCGGCTCCGCGCGGGCGGAAGCCGCGTCGAGACGATCGTCCCCGACGCCGCGGCGGAGCACCTGTTCGGCGCCCGCGCGATGGACGGGACGCTGCGACCGGCCGCGGCTCAGGCCGGATACGACCAGGGACGCGAGCTCGTCACGCGGCTCGCCGACCTCTGGGCGTGA
- a CDS encoding 3-oxoacid CoA-transferase subunit A, producing the protein MIDKTVADVESAVAGIPDGATVMIGGFGRAGQPVELIDALIAQGAGDLTIVNNNAGNGDVGLAALLATKRVRKIICSFPRQHDSWVFDGLYRAGEIELEIVPQGNLAERIRAAGAGIGAFFSPTGVGTVLAEGKEAREIDGRAYVLEYPIRADFALISALQGDRWGNLVFRETARNFGPIMATAAATTIAQVDEIVPLGEIDPEHVVTPGIFVDRVVAVGEREWLRDGAFVGGVDIEGQPVAVSAGQSAGAAGVDQ; encoded by the coding sequence GTGATCGACAAGACCGTGGCAGACGTCGAATCCGCCGTCGCCGGCATTCCAGACGGCGCGACGGTGATGATCGGCGGCTTCGGCCGCGCGGGTCAGCCGGTGGAGCTCATCGACGCGCTCATCGCGCAGGGCGCGGGTGACCTGACGATCGTCAACAACAACGCGGGCAACGGCGACGTGGGCCTGGCGGCGCTGCTGGCGACCAAGCGCGTGCGCAAGATCATCTGCTCGTTCCCCCGCCAGCACGACTCCTGGGTGTTCGACGGGCTGTACCGCGCCGGCGAGATCGAGCTCGAGATCGTGCCCCAGGGCAACCTCGCTGAGCGCATCCGCGCGGCGGGCGCCGGCATCGGCGCCTTCTTCTCGCCGACCGGCGTGGGCACGGTGCTGGCGGAGGGCAAGGAGGCCCGCGAGATCGACGGGCGGGCGTACGTGCTCGAGTATCCGATCAGGGCGGACTTCGCGCTCATCTCCGCGCTCCAGGGCGACCGGTGGGGCAACCTCGTGTTCCGCGAGACGGCACGCAACTTCGGCCCGATCATGGCCACCGCCGCGGCGACCACGATCGCGCAGGTCGACGAGATCGTCCCGCTCGGCGAGATCGACCCCGAGCACGTCGTCACCCCGGGCATCTTCGTCGATCGCGTGGTCGCGGTGGGGGAGCGGGAGTGGCTGCGAGACGGCGCCTTCGTGGGCGGCGTCGACATCGAAGGGCAGCCGGTCGCCGTCTCGGCCGGCCAGAGCGCCGGGGCAGCGGGGGTCGACCAGTGA
- a CDS encoding M13 family metallopeptidase → MTETAPRSGIELSELSTEIRPQDDLFRHVNGSWLDRTEIPEDKARWGSFHLIAEQAEKDVRAIVEESQQAEPGTESRKIGDLYSSFMDTDRIAELAASPLADQLAKVDAVASVDDVLRTIGELERDGVRGLFGLYVEPDPGNPTRYVPFVLQSGLSLPDESYYRLESFEATRTAFRGHIERILGLAGIDDPAGTADRVFALETELATHHWDNVRSRDAVATYNLKTWAEFTELVGLDLQPWIDGVAPDHADAFAVVNVYQPSFFESFGALLVDDRLEDWKAWLRFAVVHGAAAFLSDDFVDENFAFYGTQLTGVPVNRERWKRGVGLAEAAMGEAIGRVYVERHFPPAAKEAMDELVANLIEAYRQSITDLEWMSPETRERALAKLDAFTPKIGYPVKWKDYSGLEIDAADLIGNVRRAHVLEHDRQLGKVGQPIDRDEWFMTPQTVNAYYNPLMNEIVFPAAILQYPFFDAERDAAANYGGIGAVIGHEIGHGFDDQGSRFDGDGSLRDWWTDADREAFEERTKNLIAQYEELVPVGLAEENHVNGALTIGENIGDLGGLGIALKAYALHLDGAGAGDDVLDGFTGIQRLLLSWAQIWQQKGRDAETIRLLTIDPHAPNEFRCNQIVRNIDAFYDAFGVTESDALWLDADKRVSIW, encoded by the coding sequence ATGACCGAGACCGCCCCCCGCTCGGGTATCGAGCTGTCCGAGCTGAGCACCGAGATCCGCCCGCAGGACGACCTGTTCCGGCACGTGAACGGCTCGTGGCTGGACCGCACCGAGATCCCCGAGGACAAGGCCCGCTGGGGCTCGTTCCACCTCATCGCCGAGCAGGCGGAGAAGGACGTGCGCGCGATCGTCGAGGAGTCGCAGCAGGCGGAGCCCGGCACCGAGTCCCGCAAGATCGGCGACCTGTACTCCAGCTTCATGGACACGGACCGCATCGCGGAACTCGCCGCATCCCCGCTCGCCGATCAGCTGGCGAAGGTGGATGCCGTGGCCTCCGTCGACGACGTGCTGCGCACGATCGGCGAGTTGGAGCGCGACGGTGTGCGGGGTCTCTTCGGCCTGTACGTCGAGCCCGACCCCGGCAACCCGACCCGCTACGTGCCGTTCGTGCTTCAGAGCGGCCTGTCCCTGCCGGACGAGAGCTACTACCGGCTCGAGAGCTTCGAGGCCACGCGCACCGCGTTCCGCGGGCACATCGAGCGGATCCTGGGCCTGGCCGGCATCGACGACCCCGCGGGCACGGCCGACCGCGTCTTCGCGCTCGAGACCGAGCTGGCCACGCACCACTGGGACAACGTGCGCAGCCGCGACGCGGTCGCCACCTACAACCTGAAGACCTGGGCCGAGTTCACCGAGCTCGTCGGCCTCGATCTGCAGCCGTGGATCGACGGCGTCGCACCCGACCACGCCGACGCCTTCGCCGTCGTCAACGTGTACCAGCCGAGCTTCTTCGAGTCGTTCGGCGCCCTGCTCGTCGACGACCGCCTCGAGGACTGGAAGGCCTGGCTGCGCTTCGCCGTCGTGCACGGCGCCGCCGCGTTCCTCTCGGATGACTTCGTCGACGAGAACTTCGCGTTCTACGGCACCCAGCTCACCGGCGTGCCCGTCAACCGCGAGCGCTGGAAGCGCGGCGTCGGCCTGGCGGAGGCGGCGATGGGCGAGGCCATCGGCCGCGTCTACGTCGAACGGCACTTCCCGCCGGCGGCGAAGGAGGCCATGGACGAGCTGGTCGCCAACCTCATCGAGGCCTACCGCCAGTCCATCACCGACCTCGAGTGGATGAGCCCGGAGACCCGCGAGCGCGCGCTCGCGAAGCTCGACGCGTTCACCCCCAAGATCGGCTACCCCGTGAAGTGGAAGGACTACTCCGGGCTCGAGATCGACGCCGCCGACCTGATCGGCAACGTCCGCCGCGCGCACGTGCTCGAGCACGATCGTCAGCTCGGCAAGGTCGGGCAGCCGATCGACCGCGACGAGTGGTTCATGACCCCGCAGACCGTCAACGCGTACTACAACCCGCTGATGAACGAGATCGTGTTCCCCGCGGCGATCCTGCAGTACCCGTTCTTCGACGCGGAGCGGGATGCTGCCGCCAACTACGGCGGGATCGGCGCCGTGATCGGTCACGAGATCGGGCACGGCTTCGACGACCAGGGCAGTCGCTTCGACGGGGACGGGTCGCTGCGCGACTGGTGGACGGATGCTGACCGCGAGGCGTTCGAGGAGCGCACCAAGAATCTCATCGCGCAGTACGAGGAGCTCGTCCCGGTCGGCCTGGCCGAGGAGAACCACGTCAACGGCGCCCTCACGATCGGCGAGAACATCGGCGACCTGGGCGGCCTCGGCATCGCGCTGAAGGCCTACGCGCTGCATCTCGACGGGGCCGGCGCGGGCGACGACGTGCTGGACGGGTTCACCGGCATCCAGCGTCTGCTGCTGAGCTGGGCGCAGATCTGGCAGCAGAAGGGCCGTGACGCGGAGACGATCCGCCTCCTCACGATCGACCCGCACGCGCCCAACGAGTTCCGCTGCAACCAGATCGTCCGCAACATCGACGCGTTCTACGACGCGTTCGGGGTGACCGAGTCGGATGCTCTCTGGCTCGACGCCGACAAGCGGGTCTCCATCTGGTGA